The DNA segment ggctcacacaccacctagaagacagacaccacactctaggtacagtatccactcaatttaacagcctatatggggctgagcccaagtcgttatttacggagctccgttatttccgacgttaagtcgggtcgggtaatttttcaagtaacattcaggtaggatatattttacactgtataactaaaattaaataaagttcattgtgtaattgcattccaatttagtgcacggccgacgattaagccagttgctggctgctgcatggatgatgtgtaaacacgctctgatcaagtccagatgggtgggaaaaaattgattcattcctttgtattgaaaaatatttcatgtatcaatcagcgagttaatattgtcttaataaaattttagagatgtgttttgatttaccctgaacagtgcaggtaatgtatttttaatgttacgacacaggctgtggcggccatgccataacaatggcgatcgagccttgtcactgagagctagccaagacgaaatattttgagctcaccttttctctgctgatgatagaatatacatttgcagagactaatatgtagcttttgttgaaaaaaaacaactaatatcttgtaatactataataaaattggtaaattgactgacttttaatgttacaacacaggctgtggcggccatgccataacaatggcgatcgagccttgtcactgagagctagccaagacgaaatattttgagctcaccttttctctgctgacgatagaatatacatttgcagagactaatatgtagcttttgttgaaaaaaaaaaaattaatatcttgtaatactataataaaattggtaaattgacttacttttaatgaagctgaagattacgaagctgtgatgattacgtcatcctctgcagcgcttgttttatatgtacaattattttcaggcactcacttcacacaacagctagccttactactaattcacatgagttctaattctacttcactattgacaattatttctactgtatatttacactgtacagtatctttttgtctaggcttaattaatcattaacacttacaatactgtactctatcaatactttttacactaatttatatgcctttcaatcatattttatatcgttAGTGGATGACTTGTCACGACTtggtgggaattcagcatcggcgggtgcaacatggcttgtagagcattcgttgctggcggatgttccacgacttgtcgatgggaattcagcatcggcgggtgcagcatggcttgtagagcattcaTTGCTGGCGGATGCTCCACGACTTGTCGATGGTAATTCAGCATCGACGGGTGCAGCATCGCTTGTCGACGAAGATTTTTCACGAACcgttgaaatcatgaatttatctatttttgtctgaatctgattttctctgGCTAACGTTTTGAGACATTGCTTTAAGGCTGTAAGGTGTACATAAAAATTTCCAATAACCTCATGTTTACTTTTTATTGAATATTCAATGAGTTCCTCAACTTGTTCCAATCTTTTCTGATATCCGACACCTCTAGGCAGAGCCTCACCAACATCGTCCGAGTCATCATCAGAGTCATCAGAGTCATCAGAGTCATTTCCGAGAACACTTTGCGCAATCTGTTCTTCAGTTAACAATTCATAACCAGGATCGTAATCATTTTCTAACCATTCATTgatatcattcacttgtacaccctgACCAGCTTGGAGCAACATTGTTCGGATCGTTTCTTCAAACCCTTCAAAATCATTGGCTTCATTTTCAAAACCTTCGAATTCACTATCAGATACTGCTGCTTCACATCTAGGCCTCTCTGTTAACAGTTTCTTCCATGAATTTGTTAGTGTGGTTTCTTTCACTTTATTCCAAAGCCTAGCCCAGTGGAATATTGCTTCCCTGATTGTGTACTTTTTTAGATTTTCTAGTGTTCTTTGAGCCCTTGTATCCTTTCCTGTCAATTCATCTTCCTCGCTAGGTAAAACAACTAAAACATCTTCAAGCATTGCTGTTTGGTACATACGTTTAGCAGCAAGGATAACACCTTGGTCCATGGGCTGGATCAAGGATGTTGTGTTTGGTGGAAGTGCCATGCATTTTATTCTGCCATCCCTTGAAATTAACTTGCTAatgggatgagcaggagcattatctagcagcaacaatgccttaacctcactggcctttattccacatttgttgatctggaattctctgacttctttgcaaaagtggttttcaaaccagtccgtaaatattatttgattaaaccatgatttcttagaattgtaatatattacaggtaatgcctgcattatattttttaaggCTCGAGGATTTTTAGACTTGCCTACCACGGCACATTTTGTCCTGTGAGAGGCATCAGCATTAGCACAAAGCAAGACTGAGAGCCGTTCCTTGCTTATCTTTCGTCCAGGAATATTTTCCTGCATCCTACTGGTTAAGGATGTACTTGGTACAGCTCGCCACATAAACCCAGTCTCATCAGCATTATATACTTGATATTTCCTTAAATTATTACTGACAATGTACTCGTTTAATTTAGCCTTGAATGAATCAACATTAGTGGGATCAGCACTTGACGCCTCACCAGAAATTTTTTTGGTGTTTGAAATGTTATGCCGAGCCTTAAATCTTCCAACCCACCCATCACTTGCACTGAAATCTTTTATACCTAATTGAATGGCAAGTTTACTTGCTGCAACTTTAAGCTCTTCAAATCTTATTGCCATGCCAATTGTGCGGTGCTGAATAAACCACTTATACACTGCAGCATCCAATTGTGGATACTGACCAGACTTTACTGTTTTTCTCGAACATGCAGCACCAGAAGTAGCACACTCTGTTGTGCTCAcatattttaatagagtatccttctgtttcttgatgtcacttactgtacttttcccgatgttaaactctgctgctgctcgtgcatgagaatatcctttatcaagtttcttaattaactccagcttctgtgcaaccgtcaggcgcttcctttgggtaacttttggcattttgtaaattaaaaagatcacaattacagtacagtaatatccttcacaattgaagctagccgcgcgagttcacggtaaacaatgggaacacatggcccgtcggagtacatactaggtccgtgggaaaaaaaatacctagtgcctatacatactataaaaggtatttaataagaaaacaaagacttttgcttaataaaaactgtttcaaaatattttattaataataatttacaattttcttcattaaagtgaatcattttaaaagaaaattaagatgtaatatatgactctggacgatccaggtcggtggcggcctggtcgccatgtgaggggacgctgatgccacaacaaacccaataccgactgtcggtaatatcgaccgcagaccggtatagcaggctctagctactgggctcccaaaccggtcgttaataccagcagatcggtataaaagaggccgttaaattgagtggatactgtacagtactgaaaCAACTACTGGaaccggagcacataaccggtgcctatagcatcagccgaagaactgatgggtggatagccggcgtaggAGGTCTGTAGCTTCCCCTTCctagctgtgcagacagcggcgcggtgacgtgtgacgtcatactagttt comes from the Procambarus clarkii isolate CNS0578487 chromosome 73, FALCON_Pclarkii_2.0, whole genome shotgun sequence genome and includes:
- the LOC138356617 gene encoding tigger transposable element-derived protein 7-like, yielding MGHREKQMEYVSTITLESAESSLVQHRTIGMAIRFEELKVAASKLAIQLGIKDFSASDGWVGRFKARHNISNTKKISGEASSADPTNVDSFKAKLNEYIVSNNLRKYQVYNADETGFMWRAVPSTSLTSRMQENIPGRKISKERLSVLLCANADASHRTKCAVVGKSKNPRALKNIMQALPINKCGIKASEVKALLLLDNAPAHPISKLISRDGRIKCMALPPNTTSLIQPMDQGVILAAKRMYQTAMLEDVLVVLPSEEDELTGKDTRAQRTLENLKKYTIREAIFHWARLWNKVKETTLTNSWKKLLTERPRCEAAVSDSEFEGFENEANDFEGFEETIRTMLLQAGQGVQVNDINEWLENDYDPGYELLTEEQIAQSVLGNDSDDSDDSDDDSDDVGEALPRGVGYQKRLEQVEELIEYSIKSKHEVIGNFYVHLTALKQCLKTLARENQIQTKIDKFMISTVREKSSSTSDAAPVDAELPSTSRGASASNECSTSHAAPADAEFPSTSRGTSASNECSTSHVAPADAEFPPSRDKSSTNDIKYD